One window of Trifolium pratense cultivar HEN17-A07 linkage group LG5, ARS_RC_1.1, whole genome shotgun sequence genomic DNA carries:
- the LOC123886442 gene encoding uncharacterized protein LOC123886442: MILGPEMVQQTTDKVRQIQARLKVSQDRQKSYTDKRRRPLEFEAGEHVFLLVTPTTGVGRALKAKKLTPKFIGPYQITERIGKVAYRIALPPVLSRIHDVFHVSQLRNYISDPSHVITPDDIQLKENLSFEVPPIKIADRKMKSLRTKEIPLVKVIWNEVTGDATWELESKIKEQYPGLFIDV, translated from the coding sequence ATGATATTAGGACCTGAGATGGTGCAACAGACAACGGATAAAGTGAGGCAAATCCAAGCGAGGTTGAAAGTTTCTCAGGATCGCCAGAAAAGTTATACGGATAAACGTCGTAGACCTTTGGAATTTGAAGCGGGAGAGCATGTTTTTCTTCTAGTTACACCTACCACGGGCGTGGGGAGAGCTTTGAAAGCAAAGAAGTTAACACCAAAGTTTATTGGACCGTATCAGATTACGGAGAGAATAGGAAAAGTGGCCTACCGTATTGCTTTACCACCGGTTTTATCAAGGATTCATGACGTGTTTCATGTGTCGCAATTGAGGAATTATATTTCGGACCCTTCACATGTTATCACACCAGACGATATTCAACTTAAGGAAAATTTGTCGTTTGAGGTTCCACCAATTAAGATTGCGGATAGAAAGATGAAGAGTTTGAGGACGAAAGAGATACCGTTAGTCAAAGTTATTTGGAACGAGGTTACCGGAGATGCGACTTGGGAGCTCGAGAGCAAAATAAAGGAGCAATATCCGGGATTATTTATCGACGTTtga